One segment of Vagococcus martis DNA contains the following:
- a CDS encoding DUF1149 family protein produces the protein MELKRQQEFVQSYHYDALPQDHSEETSINVSLNPFEITEEMDIDPENNSILGLRIEFKIILENVAISGDVAQFVQTVGRKVEKIEDLSSDEVNTLVHPLFVLIERLTYEVTEIALDKPGVQLNFSQEG, from the coding sequence ATGGAACTTAAAAGACAACAAGAGTTTGTACAATCATATCATTACGATGCATTACCACAAGATCATTCAGAAGAAACATCAATTAATGTGAGTTTAAATCCTTTTGAAATCACCGAAGAAATGGACATTGATCCAGAAAATAACTCAATTTTAGGTTTAAGAATTGAATTTAAAATTATATTAGAAAATGTTGCGATAAGCGGAGATGTAGCGCAGTTTGTTCAGACTGTAGGGCGTAAAGTAGAGAAAATAGAAGATTTATCTTCTGATGAAGTAAATACCTTAGTGCATCCGTTATTCGTTTTAATCGAACGTCTAACTTATGAAGTAACAGAAATTGCACTGGATAAACCTGGTGTACAACTTAACTTTTCTCAAGAAGGCTAG
- a CDS encoding coiled-coil domain-containing protein — protein sequence MEKEQGKISMRLFKKEKVKPRTKSIIVMSDNPIPNKLTNQLEVLFDPVFTYQINQRLSVFFHRWQTVLAIYPIKKAFYHINDIGFIKLYISFGVTSLLDDVEIKHFFQTVQELLTAPYLGTNQVETSVPTFSSTLEKKATPQKNTLLAQDSVIDSLHDKLLEQDKRVKQWSDKQDREQQALMAQLDAIENENRLLQENLDRIQTNDYSGFQTQNALKDKVENNEHQSIEYREKFKVLSQELGQANKLISELEHNNTVLSSSLEQMTETKNALSVKEQEQSKELATIKERLTHAESEVQQLKESLEQEQSEKIRVFEQLQSDTREFESTIAYQEQQLVTASTTEFKMQSTIDELTMEKGEQQALMQALRLEKDSVKNELDKVVVEKENIIHRLEEQKQSYWELEKKLKEWIEKSQETESLLEEERERSEFNQSSLISDAANLRELNEKLNEENLYYQGEMRRLLKEVNRLSDRVAYLQQFVDQTLVEEKGEMIEEVSKINNDVEEEKRKKRYDDQGILKLFQKADDADSEDIKVPIEEYREYRLSLKFLEYRWYQANIMQVNATGESELTWSEVYVSESGEFFEDLENLVKIPLLSKKYVIMDKEVLLRLKAYQALSDYLERRYFKSSKHIFDRETNE from the coding sequence ATGGAAAAGGAACAGGGGAAAATCAGTATGCGTTTGTTTAAAAAAGAAAAAGTAAAGCCTCGAACGAAATCAATTATAGTGATGTCTGATAACCCCATACCAAATAAGCTTACTAATCAATTAGAAGTATTATTTGATCCAGTTTTTACTTATCAAATTAATCAGAGATTATCAGTTTTTTTTCATAGATGGCAAACGGTACTAGCCATTTATCCGATAAAGAAAGCTTTTTATCATATTAATGATATTGGATTTATTAAATTATATATTTCATTTGGTGTAACAAGTTTATTAGATGATGTGGAAATAAAACATTTTTTTCAAACAGTTCAAGAGTTATTGACAGCACCATACTTGGGTACTAATCAAGTAGAGACAAGTGTACCTACTTTTTCGTCAACATTAGAAAAAAAAGCTACTCCTCAAAAGAACACCTTACTTGCTCAAGATTCAGTAATAGACAGTTTACATGATAAATTATTAGAGCAAGACAAAAGAGTCAAGCAATGGAGCGATAAACAGGATAGAGAGCAACAAGCTTTAATGGCACAACTTGATGCGATTGAAAATGAGAACCGATTATTACAAGAGAATTTAGATAGGATTCAAACGAATGATTATTCAGGTTTTCAAACACAAAATGCGTTAAAGGATAAAGTAGAAAATAACGAACACCAAAGTATTGAATACAGAGAAAAATTTAAAGTGTTATCGCAAGAATTAGGTCAAGCTAACAAATTAATTAGTGAGTTAGAGCATAATAATACAGTTCTTAGTTCTTCTTTAGAACAAATGACTGAGACAAAAAATGCATTGAGTGTAAAAGAACAAGAACAGTCTAAAGAGTTGGCAACAATAAAAGAACGTTTGACTCATGCAGAAAGTGAAGTTCAACAATTAAAAGAATCATTAGAACAAGAACAATCTGAAAAAATAAGAGTTTTCGAGCAGTTACAAAGTGACACAAGAGAATTTGAGTCGACAATAGCTTATCAAGAACAACAACTAGTTACCGCATCAACGACTGAATTTAAAATGCAATCAACCATTGATGAGTTAACAATGGAAAAAGGCGAACAACAAGCCTTAATGCAAGCGTTAAGACTAGAAAAAGATTCTGTGAAAAATGAGTTAGATAAAGTAGTAGTAGAAAAAGAGAATATTATACACAGACTAGAAGAACAAAAACAATCTTATTGGGAATTGGAAAAGAAATTAAAAGAATGGATTGAAAAAAGCCAAGAAACAGAATCCTTATTAGAGGAAGAACGAGAGCGTTCAGAGTTTAATCAATCGAGTTTAATAAGTGATGCGGCAAATTTAAGAGAGTTAAATGAAAAATTAAACGAGGAAAATTTATACTATCAAGGAGAAATGCGTCGTTTGTTGAAAGAAGTTAATCGATTAAGTGATCGTGTAGCTTACTTACAACAATTTGTAGATCAAACGTTGGTTGAAGAAAAAGGAGAAATGATTGAAGAAGTATCTAAAATAAACAATGATGTGGAAGAAGAAAAACGTAAAAAACGCTATGATGATCAAGGAATATTAAAACTATTTCAAAAAGCAGATGATGCAGACTCAGAAGATATTAAAGTACCCATTGAAGAATATCGGGAATATCGTTTGTCACTCAAATTTTTAGAGTATAGATGGTATCAAGCAAATATCATGCAAGTAAATGCCACTGGTGAAAGTGAATTAACTTGGAGTGAGGTTTATGTATCAGAATCTGGTGAGTTCTTTGAAGATTTAGAAAATCTTGTTAAGATTCCATTACTATCAAAAAAATATGTTATTATGGATAAGGAAGTATTGTTACGCTTAAAAGCGTATCAAGCGTTATCTGATTATTTAGAACGACGTTATTTTAAATCAAGTAAGCATATTTTTGATAGGGAGACGAATGAATAA
- a CDS encoding response regulator transcription factor, with translation MPTILIIEDDQVIADFMKVVLEKENHTTYVAHSALEGLSMYRMWPIDMILLDLGLPDQDGLELLKQIRKDSEVPIIVISARDDELTKVEALDLGADDYITKPFGTPELLARIRTTLRHFNQRVQTEEEIKLIQNGELCVDIEKHLVTKRGETIHLTPNEYKIVQLLAENVGKVLTHSFISKKVWGPYTNESKTLRVNMSNIRKKIEDNPLEPEYITTEIGIGYRMLDKQ, from the coding sequence ATGCCAACTATATTAATTATAGAAGACGATCAAGTTATTGCAGATTTTATGAAAGTGGTCTTAGAAAAAGAAAATCATACAACATACGTGGCTCATTCGGCTTTGGAAGGACTATCAATGTATCGTATGTGGCCGATTGATATGATATTGCTTGATTTAGGGTTGCCTGATCAAGATGGCTTAGAGCTGTTAAAACAAATTAGAAAAGACAGTGAGGTACCAATTATTGTGATATCAGCAAGAGATGATGAATTGACGAAAGTTGAAGCACTCGATTTAGGAGCAGATGACTATATAACCAAGCCCTTTGGAACACCTGAACTTTTGGCCAGAATCCGTACAACATTACGGCATTTTAATCAACGAGTGCAAACAGAAGAAGAAATAAAACTCATTCAAAACGGTGAGTTATGTGTAGATATAGAAAAGCATCTCGTGACAAAACGTGGTGAGACAATCCATCTGACACCAAACGAATATAAAATCGTTCAATTGTTGGCAGAAAATGTAGGAAAGGTTTTGACTCATTCTTTTATCTCAAAAAAAGTATGGGGTCCTTACACTAATGAGAGTAAAACCTTAAGAGTAAACATGTCTAACATTAGAAAAAAAATAGAAGATAATCCATTAGAACCTGAATATATCACAACAGAAATCGGCATTGGTTATCGAATGTTGGATAAACAATAA
- a CDS encoding M15 family metallopeptidase — protein MAKKVFVGIIGCFIALGIWFKVGSNQQAVEKTEERSTKQTTKIKTDDIYPGNASDWNLILVNKDNKIEKEPTNLKELPNGKKIDSRIYDAFNDMVEAANKKGFKLVVISGYRSVAEQTAIVQRDIATYKAQGLSDEDAKKQAMAYLTEPGLSEHHTGLAIDILEQEWYNQGNMLEGAFGDTPAGKWIEENASEYGFIVRYEHGKEDITGINYEPWHIRYVGKANALYMKEHNLSLEEYVEMIKSR, from the coding sequence ATGGCTAAAAAAGTATTTGTTGGGATTATAGGTTGTTTTATTGCGCTTGGAATATGGTTTAAAGTTGGGTCAAACCAACAAGCAGTCGAAAAAACAGAGGAAAGATCAACAAAACAAACAACAAAAATTAAAACAGATGATATTTATCCAGGTAACGCGTCAGATTGGAATTTAATCTTAGTAAACAAAGATAATAAAATTGAAAAAGAGCCTACTAATTTGAAAGAGTTACCTAATGGAAAAAAAATTGATAGTAGAATTTATGATGCCTTTAACGACATGGTTGAAGCTGCGAATAAAAAAGGTTTCAAATTAGTTGTGATCTCTGGCTATCGATCTGTTGCAGAACAAACAGCTATCGTGCAACGAGATATAGCGACATATAAAGCTCAAGGATTATCTGATGAGGACGCGAAAAAGCAGGCAATGGCATACTTAACAGAGCCTGGATTAAGTGAACATCATACAGGCTTAGCTATTGATATTTTAGAACAAGAATGGTACAACCAAGGAAATATGCTAGAAGGAGCGTTTGGTGACACTCCAGCTGGAAAATGGATTGAAGAAAATGCTAGTGAGTACGGCTTTATTGTACGATATGAACATGGAAAAGAAGATATAACCGGTATTAATTATGAACCTTGGCATATTCGATATGTCGGTAAAGCTAATGCGTTATACATGAAAGAACATAATTTGTCACTAGAAGAATATGTAGAAATGATTAAAAGTAGGTAA
- a CDS encoding sensor histidine kinase yields the protein MDERQSAQDILEKVKKSEERQNRAKLKVFFGYAAGVGKTYAMLKEAHELQDEGIDVLLGYIEPHARPETKQLVEGLPILSTKSIHYKGIDLQEFDVDEALKRHPDVILVDELAHTNAPGTRNKKRYQDIEELLKAGIDVYTTVNVQHIESLNDIVETLTGVKVQETVPDTFFDNSSLKVIDIEPQELIDRLEHGKIYTEFNAKNALSNFFKPENLSVLRGIAIRRASDHINVMNQQEMVQPTGIHTKMLTLIDDTHLGMTEKCLRWTSRLSTALGSEWLVLEVVEDLSDHDESESAKLAKKLGAEVVVVESDNFLETVVTFTKKYNVTDLVMGKLINRSKLIRLYRAPLEDELMVLLPDVDIHLVPYKSQKYIVNEFNKEKKSKPFEFYWRDCYVTILGLLLATVFSEYGTYLTLGDQNIILVYLLYVMLVVRLTKGYIWAIVSSVLSVLVFNWFFVPPLFSFSVYKEGYIVTLVIMLFVALSISNLMAQIKRQAMYAIKREQQLEILYELNKKYLSVHTKKEIMEVTSHYLSETLDRRVVLYGEEILTPQTLNEEDYIGGIDELAVANWTFINQKKAGYGTDTLMGSKSLYIPVLSNGVTLAVMGIESNKQKVMTDDIVMFLELISTQLVLAIEQNNLVMDKQRIVLENEKERMRGNLLRAISHDLRTPLTGISGSVETVLNDLNSGECHIEMDRKLLRGVQDDADWLIRMVENLLSVTRINEETMKVKKQEEAVEEVASIALQRIKKSYPEATIISHLPEDFLLVPMDAILIEQVLFNLIENAIKHSNSQSPIYFDVTYSDKEVCFSVKDNGIGVTDEQRAYLLNESKKQDTPIDSKNGMGIGLSIVKTIVMAHDGQLYVEKNPEGGVIFSFTLPTGERS from the coding sequence ATGGATGAGAGGCAAAGTGCCCAAGACATTCTTGAAAAAGTAAAAAAAAGTGAAGAGCGTCAGAATAGAGCAAAATTAAAAGTATTTTTTGGCTACGCAGCTGGTGTGGGGAAAACCTATGCGATGTTAAAAGAGGCACACGAACTTCAAGATGAAGGAATAGATGTCCTACTTGGTTACATCGAACCTCATGCCAGACCAGAAACGAAACAATTGGTAGAAGGCTTGCCGATATTATCAACAAAAAGCATTCATTATAAAGGCATTGATTTGCAAGAGTTTGATGTCGATGAGGCTTTAAAAAGACATCCAGATGTGATATTAGTCGATGAGTTAGCTCACACAAATGCTCCAGGCACTCGAAATAAAAAAAGATACCAAGATATCGAAGAGCTACTAAAAGCAGGAATAGATGTTTACACGACAGTCAACGTGCAACACATAGAAAGTTTGAATGATATTGTGGAAACGTTGACTGGAGTAAAAGTACAAGAAACGGTGCCAGATACTTTCTTTGATAACAGTTCATTAAAGGTAATTGATATTGAACCACAAGAGCTGATTGATCGCTTAGAGCATGGCAAGATTTACACAGAATTTAATGCCAAAAACGCACTGTCAAATTTTTTTAAACCAGAAAATTTATCTGTCTTACGCGGGATTGCCATTCGTCGAGCATCTGATCATATCAATGTGATGAATCAACAAGAGATGGTACAACCAACAGGAATTCATACGAAAATGTTGACCTTAATAGATGATACTCATCTAGGTATGACCGAAAAGTGCTTGCGATGGACATCACGCTTATCAACGGCTTTAGGAAGTGAGTGGCTGGTTTTAGAAGTAGTTGAAGATTTATCAGATCACGATGAATCAGAAAGTGCAAAATTAGCTAAAAAATTAGGTGCAGAAGTGGTTGTGGTTGAGAGTGATAATTTTTTAGAGACAGTTGTCACGTTCACTAAAAAATATAATGTCACAGATTTAGTTATGGGAAAATTAATCAATCGTTCAAAACTAATCCGTCTTTACCGCGCACCATTAGAAGATGAGTTGATGGTTTTATTACCTGATGTGGATATCCATTTAGTACCTTACAAATCACAAAAATATATTGTTAATGAGTTTAATAAAGAGAAAAAAAGTAAACCGTTCGAATTCTATTGGCGTGATTGTTACGTCACCATATTAGGTTTGTTACTAGCCACTGTTTTTTCAGAATATGGAACTTATCTTACTCTGGGTGATCAAAACATCATTTTAGTGTACCTACTTTATGTGATGTTAGTCGTTCGTCTAACGAAAGGGTACATATGGGCTATTGTATCGTCTGTTTTAAGTGTCTTAGTATTTAATTGGTTCTTTGTTCCACCGTTGTTTTCTTTTTCAGTGTATAAAGAAGGGTATATTGTGACGCTTGTTATTATGTTATTTGTGGCATTATCAATTAGTAACTTAATGGCGCAAATTAAACGACAAGCTATGTATGCCATCAAACGAGAACAACAATTAGAAATCCTTTATGAGCTGAATAAAAAATATTTATCTGTTCACACGAAAAAAGAAATCATGGAAGTAACATCTCATTATTTATCTGAGACATTAGATAGACGTGTCGTGTTGTATGGTGAGGAGATATTAACCCCACAAACATTAAACGAAGAAGATTACATTGGTGGAATAGATGAGTTAGCTGTGGCGAACTGGACATTTATCAATCAAAAAAAAGCCGGTTACGGAACAGACACCTTAATGGGATCAAAATCATTATATATTCCTGTTTTATCAAATGGTGTAACGTTAGCTGTCATGGGAATAGAGAGCAATAAACAAAAAGTTATGACGGATGATATTGTCATGTTTTTAGAATTAATTTCGACACAACTTGTTTTAGCAATTGAGCAAAATAATCTCGTAATGGATAAACAACGAATAGTACTAGAAAATGAAAAAGAACGGATGAGAGGAAATTTACTTCGTGCGATTTCTCATGATTTAAGAACACCGTTAACTGGCATATCAGGATCAGTTGAGACTGTATTAAACGATTTGAACTCGGGTGAGTGCCATATTGAAATGGATCGTAAATTATTAAGAGGAGTCCAAGATGACGCTGACTGGCTGATTCGTATGGTAGAAAACTTACTATCTGTGACTCGGATTAACGAAGAAACGATGAAAGTTAAAAAACAAGAAGAAGCAGTTGAAGAAGTGGCATCAATTGCCTTACAACGAATTAAGAAAAGCTATCCCGAAGCGACAATTATCAGTCATTTACCAGAAGACTTTTTACTTGTCCCCATGGATGCGATTTTGATTGAACAAGTATTGTTTAACTTGATTGAAAATGCCATTAAACATTCTAACAGTCAATCGCCTATTTATTTTGATGTAACTTATTCAGATAAAGAGGTTTGTTTTAGTGTGAAAGATAATGGCATAGGTGTGACCGATGAGCAGCGTGCCTATTTATTAAATGAATCTAAAAAACAAGACACCCCCATTGATTCAAAAAATGGGATGGGTATAGGGTTATCGATTGTTAAAACAATTGTTATGGCACATGATGGTCAATTATATGTTGAAAAAAATCCAGAAGGTGGGGTAATATTTTCGTTCACTCTACCAACAGGTGAAAGGAGCTAG
- a CDS encoding beta/alpha barrel domain-containing protein — protein sequence MHREKRIAPEIVTNLRKDLIHVPNIIRNCSGIKIYGKRIKSICYSTDIAIIRNIDADAVIAVYPFTPHPTITKAIIESADVPVFSGVGGGLTQGNRSVNMSMFAEANGSIGVVVNAPTPKETIYDISQTIDIPIIGTVTSEFTDIDEKIAAGVQILNVSGGKHTAHIVRTIRERYPLFPIMATGGPTEESIMETIEAGANAITYTPPSNGTLFSKKMQNYRAVEKEEHDIE from the coding sequence ATGCATCGAGAAAAAAGAATTGCACCTGAAATTGTGACAAATTTACGAAAAGATTTAATTCACGTGCCAAATATTATTCGGAACTGTTCAGGTATTAAAATATATGGCAAACGTATAAAATCTATTTGTTATTCAACTGATATTGCCATTATTCGAAATATTGATGCCGATGCGGTGATTGCAGTATACCCATTTACTCCCCATCCAACTATAACAAAAGCGATCATTGAATCAGCTGACGTGCCAGTTTTTTCTGGAGTGGGTGGTGGACTAACACAAGGAAATCGGTCAGTCAATATGAGTATGTTTGCTGAAGCAAATGGATCAATCGGCGTTGTTGTCAATGCTCCCACACCTAAAGAAACAATATATGATATTTCACAAACTATTGATATACCTATTATTGGAACCGTCACATCAGAATTTACCGATATAGATGAAAAAATTGCAGCAGGCGTTCAAATCTTAAATGTGAGTGGTGGAAAACACACAGCTCATATTGTTCGTACTATTCGTGAGAGATACCCACTATTTCCAATAATGGCGACTGGCGGGCCAACAGAAGAGTCAATTATGGAGACCATTGAAGCTGGAGCAAATGCTATTACCTATACTCCTCCATCAAACGGAACATTATTTAGTAAGAAGATGCAGAACTATCGTGCAGTTGAGAAAGAAGAGCACGATATTGAATGA
- a CDS encoding FUSC family protein, whose protein sequence is MVVKMVIGKYRIGLRTLKTAIAVMCCIIFFHITHRGSPMVATLAAVFALREDMSTTMSFGKSRILGNTIGGISGILYYLCLLKLPNQSIGEIFLVPFFVLVTITISIRLKNEKGIIGGVATLLFLCFSIPKTSSFTYAIDRVIDTFIGTLFAILWNYLIKSPLEDKEETLEEKKEQLAIKKREVASLEEEIDSMEKNIPADTPLD, encoded by the coding sequence ATGGTCGTCAAAATGGTTATTGGAAAATATCGAATAGGTCTACGAACATTAAAAACTGCGATTGCCGTCATGTGTTGTATTATCTTTTTTCATATTACACATCGAGGGTCCCCTATGGTTGCGACACTTGCAGCTGTATTTGCTTTAAGAGAAGACATGTCTACCACTATGAGCTTTGGAAAATCAAGAATTTTAGGAAATACAATTGGTGGTATTTCGGGAATTTTATACTACCTCTGTCTGTTAAAATTACCAAATCAATCAATTGGTGAAATCTTTTTAGTCCCATTTTTTGTCTTAGTCACTATCACCATTTCCATTCGTTTAAAAAATGAAAAAGGCATTATTGGTGGTGTTGCCACTCTTTTATTTTTATGTTTTTCGATTCCTAAAACAAGTTCTTTTACCTACGCAATTGACCGTGTTATTGATACGTTCATAGGTACGCTATTTGCGATTCTTTGGAATTACTTAATTAAGTCACCTTTGGAAGACAAAGAAGAAACACTTGAGGAAAAGAAAGAACAACTTGCTATAAAAAAAAGAGAAGTTGCCTCTTTAGAGGAAGAAATAGATTCTATGGAGAAAAATATCCCTGCTGATACACCATTAGACTAA
- a CDS encoding aromatic acid exporter family protein, which produces MKIGLRTVKTAVTASIGIWLATILGFKYASTAGVVAILSVTNTKRSSVKIGVGRILAFILATIMAYFWYHVIGYTPLAYCLLLLFYIPVAGKWKMPEIVPINSVLMTHFLNEKSMAPWLILNAFGLLLIGITLALIANLHMPSVKEDIEENKQVVDQTIQKLLRQFSELLYRKDVANECNALLEGLSKSIKQGRQLSKRHMENQLLSQDEYYLSYFNMRLRQFETLEDMNELIKQIDVDKDVAESVETLLINIANTYAEDNDGLALKEEVLEVFQMYETKPLPTSRSEFENRAKLYQLLLQVQTFIDIKVNFSRMHEKML; this is translated from the coding sequence ATGAAAATAGGATTACGCACAGTAAAAACGGCTGTCACAGCATCAATTGGTATATGGTTAGCAACTATTTTAGGGTTTAAATATGCCTCAACAGCAGGAGTTGTCGCAATTTTAAGTGTGACAAATACAAAACGATCGTCTGTAAAAATTGGGGTGGGGCGTATATTAGCATTTATACTAGCAACAATCATGGCCTATTTTTGGTACCATGTGATAGGATATACCCCACTTGCTTATTGCCTGTTGTTACTTTTTTACATTCCTGTTGCAGGTAAGTGGAAAATGCCAGAAATTGTTCCAATCAACTCAGTATTGATGACACATTTTTTAAATGAAAAATCAATGGCACCTTGGCTTATATTAAATGCATTTGGATTATTACTAATCGGAATTACGTTGGCACTTATTGCAAATTTGCATATGCCTAGTGTGAAAGAAGACATCGAAGAAAATAAACAAGTCGTCGATCAAACCATTCAAAAATTACTGCGTCAATTTTCGGAACTATTATATCGAAAAGATGTGGCAAATGAATGTAATGCGTTGTTAGAAGGCTTGTCAAAATCGATTAAACAAGGAAGACAACTATCAAAACGTCACATGGAAAATCAATTACTATCTCAAGACGAGTATTATTTAAGTTACTTTAATATGAGATTAAGACAATTTGAAACACTTGAAGATATGAATGAACTAATAAAACAAATTGATGTTGATAAAGATGTGGCTGAGAGTGTGGAGACTTTATTAATTAATATTGCCAACACTTATGCCGAAGACAATGATGGTTTGGCTTTAAAAGAAGAAGTATTAGAAGTATTTCAAATGTATGAAACTAAACCATTACCAACATCACGTTCAGAATTTGAAAATCGTGCTAAATTGTATCAATTGTTGTTACAAGTTCAAACTTTTATAGATATTAAAGTGAACTTTAGTCGAATGCATGAAAAAATGTTGTAG
- a CDS encoding glycoside hydrolase family 73 protein gives MAKKYARRNKPRYKLTLPILVGALLLLVSMVVFLLSLRGLTSPTQTIQSEETNTTNKQAFIDEIVPVAKEMQASHGIMPSIVLAQAILESDWGTSELSAKYNNLFGIKSFSPNDHSIKLETKEYKDGKWETIKANFKVYASWSDCIRDHTLLFVQGVDWDPYLYQGVLLADDYQTAAKALQVAGYATDPGYADKLVSLIKQYQLDQYDH, from the coding sequence ATGGCAAAAAAATACGCAAGAAGGAACAAACCTCGATATAAATTAACCTTACCTATATTGGTAGGTGCGTTGCTTTTGTTGGTAAGTATGGTTGTCTTTTTATTAAGTTTAAGAGGATTAACTAGTCCCACACAGACCATTCAGTCTGAAGAAACAAACACAACAAATAAGCAAGCTTTTATCGATGAAATTGTTCCAGTAGCTAAAGAAATGCAAGCCAGTCATGGGATTATGCCAAGTATTGTTTTGGCTCAAGCCATTCTAGAATCTGATTGGGGGACAAGTGAATTGAGTGCGAAATATAATAATTTATTTGGTATTAAATCATTTAGTCCCAATGATCATTCTATCAAGCTTGAAACCAAAGAATATAAAGATGGTAAGTGGGAAACTATCAAGGCTAATTTTAAAGTATATGCTAGTTGGTCTGATTGCATTAGAGATCATACTTTGTTATTTGTTCAAGGAGTTGACTGGGATCCTTATTTATATCAAGGCGTTCTTTTGGCAGATGATTATCAAACAGCAGCCAAAGCCTTACAAGTGGCAGGGTATGCAACTGACCCGGGTTATGCTGATAAGTTGGTATCACTTATTAAACAATATCAATTAGATCAATATGATCATTAA